From Variimorphobacter saccharofermentans, one genomic window encodes:
- the plsX gene encoding phosphate acyltransferase PlsX — protein MHNSITVAVDAMGGDNAPEEIIKGAVLAVQDEKDIKVILTGDQDIIQKELVKYTYDKERIIVVHAPEVITNNEAPVLAIRRKKNSSIVVALNLVKQKEADAFVSAGSTGAVLAGGQLLVGRIKGVERPPLAPLIPTLNGVSLLVDCGANVDARASHLVQFAKMGSIYMENVLGIPNPKVAIVNIGAEEEKGNQLVKETFPLLKACSDINFIGSIEAREIPYGGADVIVCEAFVGNVILKLYEGLGAALINKIKSGLMSTTKSKLGALLCKPALKETLKDFDASKYGGAPLLGLNGLVVKTHGNAKSTEVRNSILQCVTFTKQHINDKIMEHLKNNE, from the coding sequence ATGCATAATTCTATAACGGTTGCAGTCGATGCAATGGGTGGCGATAATGCACCTGAAGAAATTATTAAGGGTGCAGTGCTTGCCGTACAGGATGAGAAAGATATCAAAGTAATACTTACTGGAGATCAAGACATTATTCAAAAGGAATTAGTTAAGTATACTTATGATAAAGAGCGCATAATAGTAGTACATGCGCCAGAAGTGATTACCAATAATGAGGCACCCGTACTTGCAATCCGGCGTAAGAAAAACTCCTCCATAGTTGTTGCTTTGAATTTAGTAAAGCAAAAAGAAGCAGATGCCTTTGTATCTGCTGGCAGTACCGGAGCTGTTCTCGCAGGCGGTCAACTACTGGTAGGAAGAATTAAAGGAGTAGAACGTCCACCATTAGCGCCTTTGATACCTACTTTGAATGGGGTATCTTTACTGGTAGATTGTGGCGCAAATGTGGATGCAAGAGCATCTCATTTAGTACAGTTTGCGAAAATGGGTTCTATTTACATGGAAAATGTTCTAGGTATACCGAACCCGAAAGTTGCCATCGTTAATATTGGAGCTGAAGAGGAAAAAGGCAATCAATTAGTGAAGGAAACCTTTCCGTTATTAAAGGCTTGTTCAGATATTAATTTTATTGGCAGTATAGAAGCTAGAGAGATACCTTACGGTGGAGCCGATGTTATTGTTTGCGAAGCTTTTGTTGGTAATGTTATTCTTAAACTTTATGAAGGCCTAGGAGCAGCATTAATTAATAAAATAAAATCAGGACTTATGAGTACAACAAAAAGTAAGCTTGGTGCATTACTATGCAAACCTGCACTGAAGGAAACATTGAAGGATTTTGATGCTTCAAAGTATGGCGGTGCTCCTTTACTAGGATTAAATGGCCTCGTTGTAAAGACACATGGCAACGCAAAAAGTACAGAAGTACGTAATTCCATCCTACAATGTGTTACCTTTACCAAGCAACATATAAATGATAAAATAATGGAACACTTAAAAAATAACGAGTAA
- a CDS encoding CheR family methyltransferase has product MLGSYEAFIQSIYDMTKIDLNSYKERQMKRRIEALITKHGIPSYSEYILKLKSDKVAYDEFINYITINVSEFYRNPEQWKLLENDVLPYLMDHFGRDLKIWSAACSTGDEPYSLVMLLSKYLPLSRIKIYATDIDKTVMEKAKVGLYHVKSLKSLPDEFISKYFTKINDRTYQISDTVKSCVEFNQHDLLKDPYPSNCDLIVCRNVLIYFTDDAKNKIYMNFHKALKKDALLFVGSTEQIIQAQQIGFTNFRSFFYKKV; this is encoded by the coding sequence TTGCTGGGTAGTTATGAGGCGTTTATTCAATCCATATATGACATGACAAAGATAGACTTGAATTCTTATAAGGAACGCCAGATGAAACGTCGTATTGAGGCTTTAATTACGAAACATGGCATTCCTTCTTATTCAGAGTATATCTTGAAATTAAAGTCGGATAAGGTTGCATACGATGAATTTATTAATTATATTACGATTAACGTATCGGAATTTTATCGAAATCCGGAACAATGGAAATTGTTAGAGAATGATGTGTTACCTTATCTGATGGATCATTTTGGCAGGGATTTAAAAATATGGAGTGCTGCATGTTCCACAGGAGATGAACCTTATTCACTAGTAATGCTTTTATCGAAATACTTACCATTAAGTAGAATTAAGATATATGCTACAGACATTGATAAGACCGTTATGGAGAAAGCAAAAGTCGGTCTTTATCATGTAAAAAGCTTAAAGTCGTTACCGGATGAATTTATAAGTAAGTATTTTACGAAAATTAATGACAGAACATATCAGATTTCTGATACGGTTAAATCCTGCGTAGAATTCAATCAGCATGATTTATTAAAGGATCCTTATCCATCTAATTGTGATCTAATTGTTTGTCGTAATGTCTTGATCTATTTTACAGATGATGCTAAAAATAAGATCTATATGAATTTTCATAAAGCTCTAAAGAAAGATGCTTTATTGTTCGTAGGCAGTACGGAGCAAATTATACAGGCACAGCAGATTGGATTTACGAATTTTCGTTCTTTCTTTTATAAAAAAGTATAA
- a CDS encoding bifunctional 4-hydroxy-3-methylbut-2-enyl diphosphate reductase/30S ribosomal protein S1 translates to MLILLNINVAKTAGFCFGVKRAVDLVYNEVQNGSKVYTYGPIIHNEEVVSDLANKGVKVIEDPEELKTLPAGTIIIRSHGVSKELQEKLSSYGHKIIDATCPYVKKIHRAVSEKSGSGQHIIIIGNQSHPEVQGIIGWCQTISQDGTSYTVIENEEEAKALNLPQDEKICIVSQTTFNYKKFQDLVEIISKKGYDIFVLNTICNATEERQTEAYQLAKQSDAMIVIGGKQSSNTRKLYDICKKECENTYYIQQLKDLDLNEFKSYRNVGITAGASTPNNIIKEVHTVMSEKSFEQLLEEEKVVKINNGDVVEGIVLGVKDDEIILNIGYKSEGIITRNEYTNTPNLDLRTVVNVGDVMQAKVLKVNDGEGQVALTYKRLAAEKGNKRLEEAFEKHEVLSATVAAVLNGGLSVIIDEARVFIPASLISDTYEKDLSKYNGEKIEFVITEFNPKKRRIIGDRKQLIVAKKEVLKKELFEKIKVGMTVEGTVKNITDFGAFIDLGGADGLLHISEMSWGRVENPKKVFKVGETVKAFIKDIQGEKIALSLKFEDENPWINAESKYAVGNVVIGTVARMTDFGAFVELEPGIDALLHVSQISKEHVEKPSDSLKIGQEITAKVVEFNKEEKKISLSIKALEAPEKEEESASAEVNEETAE, encoded by the coding sequence ATGCTGATATTATTGAATATAAATGTTGCAAAAACAGCTGGTTTTTGTTTTGGTGTAAAAAGGGCAGTCGATTTAGTATATAATGAAGTTCAGAATGGATCAAAAGTATACACTTATGGACCAATTATTCATAATGAAGAAGTAGTTTCCGATCTGGCAAACAAAGGTGTTAAAGTGATTGAAGATCCGGAAGAATTAAAAACATTACCAGCGGGAACAATAATTATACGTTCCCATGGTGTATCGAAAGAATTACAGGAAAAGCTTTCTTCTTATGGACATAAAATCATTGATGCAACTTGTCCGTATGTAAAGAAAATACACAGGGCAGTCAGCGAAAAAAGTGGTAGTGGTCAACATATCATTATTATTGGAAATCAATCACACCCAGAAGTTCAAGGAATAATTGGCTGGTGTCAAACCATTTCACAGGATGGTACTTCCTATACTGTAATTGAAAATGAAGAGGAAGCAAAGGCACTCAACCTTCCTCAAGATGAAAAAATATGTATTGTTTCCCAGACGACATTTAATTACAAGAAATTTCAAGATTTAGTTGAAATTATATCAAAAAAGGGTTATGATATATTTGTTTTAAATACAATTTGCAATGCCACAGAAGAGAGGCAGACAGAGGCTTATCAACTGGCAAAACAATCAGATGCGATGATTGTTATTGGTGGAAAGCAGAGCTCGAATACGAGAAAGCTTTATGATATTTGCAAAAAAGAATGTGAAAATACTTACTATATACAGCAACTTAAAGACCTGGATTTAAATGAGTTTAAATCTTATCGAAACGTAGGTATTACAGCAGGGGCATCGACCCCAAACAATATTATCAAGGAGGTTCATACCGTAATGTCGGAAAAAAGTTTTGAACAATTATTGGAAGAAGAAAAGGTAGTAAAAATAAACAACGGCGATGTTGTAGAAGGAATTGTCTTGGGTGTTAAGGATGATGAAATCATCTTAAATATAGGCTACAAGTCGGAAGGTATCATTACAAGAAATGAATATACCAATACACCCAATCTTGATTTGCGTACTGTTGTCAATGTTGGTGACGTAATGCAGGCCAAGGTGTTAAAAGTAAATGATGGTGAAGGTCAGGTGGCTTTAACCTATAAAAGACTGGCTGCAGAAAAAGGAAATAAAAGATTGGAAGAAGCCTTTGAAAAGCATGAAGTATTGTCAGCTACAGTAGCTGCTGTACTCAATGGCGGCTTAAGTGTGATTATTGACGAAGCGAGAGTCTTTATTCCTGCAAGTCTTATCTCCGACACCTATGAGAAAGATCTTTCTAAATATAATGGCGAGAAGATTGAATTTGTTATTACCGAATTCAATCCAAAGAAGAGACGTATCATTGGTGACCGTAAGCAATTAATCGTTGCGAAAAAAGAAGTACTTAAGAAGGAATTATTTGAGAAAATTAAAGTTGGAATGACGGTAGAAGGTACTGTTAAGAATATCACTGATTTTGGTGCATTTATTGATCTTGGTGGTGCAGATGGACTTCTTCATATTTCTGAGATGTCCTGGGGTAGAGTAGAAAATCCGAAGAAGGTATTTAAGGTTGGTGAAACCGTGAAAGCCTTCATTAAAGATATTCAGGGAGAAAAGATTGCTCTGAGCTTAAAATTCGAGGATGAAAATCCTTGGATAAACGCAGAATCTAAATATGCTGTTGGTAATGTAGTCATTGGTACTGTAGCAAGAATGACTGATTTCGGCGCATTCGTTGAGCTTGAGCCTGGTATTGATGCACTTCTTCATGTTTCTCAAATCTCCAAAGAACATGTTGAGAAGCCTTCCGATTCATTAAAGATTGGTCAGGAGATTACTGCAAAGGTAGTTGAATTCAATAAGGAAGAGAAGAAGATCAGCTTAAGCATCAAAGCTTTAGAAGCACCAGAGAAAGAAGAGGAATCTGCTTCAGCTGAAGTAAATGAGGAAACTGCAGAATAA
- the cmk gene encoding (d)CMP kinase — protein MNYFNIAIDGPAGAGKSTIAKKIAKKLGFIYVDTGAMYRALALYFLRNHIQANDRESIEKACQNVDVIIEYKDGEQLVLLNGENVNGLIRTEEVGNMASASSVHKTVRLKLVELQQKLAKSANVVMDGREIGTFVLPNADLKIYMTASSKERARRRWAELKEKGIESDINEIEKDIIERDHRDMTREFAPLKQAEDAVLLDTSHMSIDEVVNTVIDLYNKKISN, from the coding sequence ATGAACTATTTTAATATTGCAATTGATGGACCAGCTGGAGCCGGAAAAAGTACCATAGCAAAAAAAATCGCTAAAAAATTAGGTTTTATTTATGTTGATACCGGAGCTATGTATCGAGCTTTGGCTTTATATTTTCTAAGGAACCATATTCAGGCTAATGATCGGGAAAGCATTGAGAAAGCGTGTCAGAATGTAGATGTAATCATTGAATATAAAGATGGTGAGCAGCTGGTATTGTTAAACGGAGAAAACGTAAATGGTTTAATACGGACAGAAGAAGTTGGAAATATGGCCAGTGCCTCCTCCGTACACAAGACAGTTAGACTTAAGCTTGTTGAACTACAGCAAAAGTTAGCGAAATCGGCAAATGTTGTTATGGATGGAAGAGAAATTGGGACTTTTGTTCTGCCAAATGCAGATTTAAAAATATATATGACGGCAAGTTCCAAAGAACGTGCTCGTAGAAGATGGGCCGAACTCAAGGAAAAAGGTATTGAGTCTGATATAAATGAAATTGAAAAGGATATTATAGAGCGTGACCACAGGGATATGACAAGAGAATTTGCACCACTTAAGCAGGCAGAGGATGCAGTACTTTTAGATACCTCCCACATGTCTATTGACGAGGTGGTTAATACAGTCATTGATTTATATAATAAGAAAATTAGTAATTAA
- a CDS encoding BaiN/RdsA family NAD(P)/FAD-dependent oxidoreductase, with protein MSNVLIVGGGAAGMMAAIIAAENGHKVTLLEKNEKLGKKLYITGKGRCNLTNACDRDSFFEQVVSNPKFLYKAFHTFNNFDVMDFFEGIGLPLKTERGNRVFPSSDKSSDVITALRRELERRSVEIRYQSEVARILIRDESFHGLILKDGGKELYGDAVIIATGGISYPLTGSTGDGYEFAKAMGHTITELSPSLVPIHVKESYVKDLMGLSLKNVEIRITTISNQKEIYRDFGELLFTHFGVSGPLILSASSYIIPYLRKQESLQLSIDLKPALTEEQLDIRILRDFEEFKNKQFKNSLDHLLPNKLIDVIIRLSLIDSEKKVNSITKEERLRLVKLLKNVTFQIAKLSDYNQAVITKGGINVKEINPSTMESKLVKNVFFAGEVMDLDALTGGYNLQIAWSTAYVAGSSIPHITLE; from the coding sequence ATGAGTAACGTATTAATTGTCGGCGGAGGAGCTGCCGGGATGATGGCAGCAATAATAGCCGCCGAAAACGGACATAAGGTAACCTTACTGGAGAAAAATGAAAAGCTCGGTAAAAAACTATATATTACCGGTAAGGGCAGATGCAATCTAACAAATGCCTGTGATCGTGATTCTTTCTTTGAGCAGGTAGTTTCGAATCCCAAATTCCTATATAAGGCATTTCATACCTTTAATAATTTCGATGTTATGGATTTTTTTGAGGGTATAGGACTTCCGTTGAAGACAGAACGTGGAAACCGTGTATTTCCTTCCTCTGATAAATCATCGGATGTAATCACAGCCTTACGCCGCGAGCTAGAGCGCAGATCAGTTGAGATACGTTATCAAAGTGAGGTGGCCCGTATTTTAATAAGGGACGAAAGTTTTCATGGCCTTATCCTCAAGGATGGCGGTAAGGAATTGTATGGAGATGCTGTAATTATTGCAACAGGAGGTATTTCATATCCATTGACAGGTTCCACCGGTGACGGATATGAGTTTGCTAAAGCAATGGGTCATACAATTACAGAACTGTCACCTTCGCTTGTACCAATCCACGTAAAAGAAAGTTATGTGAAGGATTTAATGGGGTTATCCTTAAAGAATGTTGAGATTAGAATAACCACAATATCCAATCAGAAAGAAATCTATCGCGACTTTGGGGAATTGCTGTTCACTCATTTTGGAGTCAGTGGTCCGTTAATTTTAAGTGCAAGCAGCTATATTATTCCTTATTTGAGAAAGCAGGAATCTCTTCAGCTTAGTATAGACTTAAAACCGGCTCTTACGGAGGAACAGCTGGATATAAGAATCTTGCGTGATTTTGAAGAATTTAAGAATAAACAATTTAAGAATTCCCTGGACCACCTATTGCCAAACAAGCTAATAGATGTTATTATTCGTCTAAGCCTAATTGATTCGGAAAAGAAAGTAAATTCCATTACAAAAGAAGAACGTCTTCGCCTTGTAAAGCTTCTTAAGAATGTTACTTTCCAAATAGCAAAATTAAGCGATTATAATCAGGCAGTTATTACAAAGGGCGGCATTAATGTGAAAGAAATAAATCCTTCCACAATGGAAAGTAAGCTGGTTAAGAATGTTTTCTTTGCCGGTGAGGTCATGGACTTGGATGCGCTAACAGGGGGTTATAATCTACAGATCGCATGGTCAACAGCATATGTAGCAGGAAGTAGCATTCCACATATCACACTGGAATAA
- a CDS encoding competence/damage-inducible protein A, translating into MTVELISVGTELLMGNIVNTNAQYLSRKCAELGFSLYFQITVGDNEGRLCEVIETALHRSDIIILTGGLGPTQDDITKESVAKVLKRNLVMDEESKRLIDDYFKFRFQGEKNTIVTENNWKQALKIEDSIVIKNDNGTAPGSIVEINNKSIIILPGPPAEMKPMFEQHIFPYLKKKQNKTFVSKMIKICGIGESRAETDILDLIEKQSNPTIAPYAKNGEVHFRITAAADCEAEAHQLLSPVVNELYQRFGENIYTSIEEETLEEVVAHLLIDKKYTLTTAESCTGGMLTGRIVNIPGVSDILKEGFITYSNEAKMKYLGVKKETLDQYGAVSSQTAQEMALGAAEAAEADAALAITGIAGPDGGTKDKPVGLVYIACNVKGHVTVKECHFKGNRQKVRDQSVIYALDLLRRSLK; encoded by the coding sequence ATGACGGTTGAATTAATTAGTGTGGGTACTGAATTATTGATGGGAAATATCGTTAATACAAATGCCCAGTATTTATCAAGGAAGTGTGCGGAATTAGGTTTTTCCTTATACTTTCAAATTACAGTTGGAGATAATGAAGGAAGATTATGTGAGGTAATTGAAACTGCTCTCCATCGATCAGATATTATCATTCTCACAGGAGGGCTTGGCCCTACCCAGGATGATATCACAAAGGAATCTGTTGCGAAGGTATTAAAACGAAATCTAGTCATGGATGAAGAATCAAAAAGATTGATTGATGACTATTTTAAGTTCCGTTTTCAAGGAGAAAAAAACACAATTGTTACTGAAAACAATTGGAAGCAGGCCCTCAAAATTGAAGATTCGATTGTGATTAAGAATGATAATGGGACCGCTCCGGGTTCTATAGTTGAAATAAACAATAAGTCGATTATTATTTTACCGGGACCACCTGCTGAAATGAAGCCGATGTTTGAACAGCATATTTTTCCTTATTTAAAGAAAAAGCAAAATAAAACCTTTGTATCTAAGATGATTAAAATCTGTGGAATTGGTGAAAGCAGGGCTGAAACAGATATATTGGATCTGATTGAAAAGCAATCTAATCCCACAATAGCTCCTTATGCAAAGAATGGTGAAGTACATTTTCGTATCACAGCGGCCGCAGACTGCGAGGCAGAAGCACATCAACTTCTATCACCGGTGGTGAATGAATTGTATCAGCGTTTTGGAGAGAATATCTATACAAGTATTGAGGAAGAAACGCTGGAAGAGGTTGTGGCACATCTCTTGATAGACAAGAAGTATACATTAACTACAGCCGAATCCTGTACAGGAGGGATGCTAACAGGCAGAATCGTCAATATTCCAGGAGTATCTGATATTCTAAAGGAGGGCTTTATAACGTATTCCAATGAAGCTAAGATGAAATACCTTGGAGTAAAAAAGGAGACTCTGGATCAGTACGGTGCAGTAAGCTCACAAACTGCACAGGAGATGGCTCTCGGAGCTGCAGAGGCGGCAGAAGCGGATGCTGCGCTTGCGATTACTGGTATTGCTGGACCAGATGGAGGAACGAAAGATAAGCCAGTTGGTTTGGTTTATATTGCATGTAATGTAAAAGGACATGTGACTGTAAAGGAGTGTCATTTTAAAGGAAATCGACAAAAAGTACGAGATCAAAGTGTAATATATGCCCTGGATTTGTTAAGAAGATCCCTAAAATAA
- the pgsA gene encoding CDP-diacylglycerol--glycerol-3-phosphate 3-phosphatidyltransferase, whose protein sequence is MNLPNKITIFRVLMIPVFLIFMLVPGIPFGNYIAAAIFIIAALSDMLDGYIARKYKLVTNFGKFMDPLADKLLVSCALICFVEFRTIPTWVVIIIIARDFIINGFRLIASDNGVVLAAGWWGKVKTNVQMVMSVMLIINLDYPIINILEQVAIYLSVTLTVISLVDYLYKNRSILKETK, encoded by the coding sequence ATGAATTTACCAAACAAAATAACGATCTTCAGAGTGTTAATGATACCGGTATTTTTGATCTTTATGTTAGTACCCGGTATTCCATTCGGAAATTATATTGCTGCAGCAATCTTCATCATTGCTGCTTTATCCGATATGTTGGATGGTTATATAGCGCGAAAGTATAAGCTTGTTACTAATTTTGGTAAATTTATGGATCCTCTTGCAGATAAGCTGCTGGTATCCTGTGCTTTAATCTGCTTCGTAGAATTCAGGACAATTCCTACCTGGGTTGTAATTATCATTATAGCGAGGGATTTTATTATAAATGGATTTCGCTTGATTGCATCGGATAATGGTGTGGTACTTGCTGCAGGTTGGTGGGGAAAAGTAAAAACCAATGTGCAGATGGTTATGAGCGTAATGTTAATCATTAACCTCGATTATCCAATTATCAATATACTGGAGCAGGTAGCAATTTACCTATCGGTTACACTCACAGTGATTTCTTTGGTTGATTATCTATATAAAAACAGAAGCATATTAAAAGAAACAAAGTAA
- the rimO gene encoding 30S ribosomal protein S12 methylthiotransferase RimO has product MNIYFISLGCDKNLVDSENMLGILHESGYRITNQEEDADIIIVNTCCFIHDAKQESINTIIEMAEYKKSGSLKALIVTGCLAERYKDEILREIPEVDALLGTSSFTEIHKVIEEIIDGKHPTRFEDLDVLPKSSSKRILTSGTFSTYLKIAEGCDKHCTYCIIPQVRGNYRSVPMEDLLQEAKYLAEQGVKELILVAQETTIYGKDLYGENTLPRLLHELASIEGIEWIRILYCYPEEITDELIEAMISEPKVCRYLDIPIQHASDRILKLMGRKTSKADLIHIINTLREKLPDIVLRTTLITGFPTETEEEHQELMEFVKDMKFERLGVFTYSKEDNTPAAKLKPQITAKVKKQRQKEIMKLQQGIVFTHTSQLKNQIFDVLIEGRLTDEENVYIGRTYMDAPQVDGFFFVSSERELISGDIVKAVVTGANGYDLVGKLSEGGK; this is encoded by the coding sequence ATGAACATATATTTTATATCCCTTGGTTGTGATAAAAACCTTGTTGACAGCGAAAATATGTTAGGTATTCTGCATGAGAGTGGCTATCGAATCACCAATCAGGAAGAAGATGCAGATATTATTATAGTAAATACCTGTTGCTTTATTCATGATGCAAAACAGGAAAGTATAAATACCATAATTGAGATGGCGGAATACAAAAAAAGCGGTTCATTGAAAGCATTGATTGTAACAGGATGCTTAGCAGAACGTTACAAGGATGAAATATTACGTGAAATTCCGGAGGTGGACGCCCTTCTTGGTACTTCCAGCTTTACAGAAATACACAAGGTTATTGAAGAGATTATTGACGGAAAACATCCTACCCGTTTTGAGGATTTGGACGTTCTACCAAAATCAAGTAGCAAGAGAATTCTTACATCGGGTACCTTCTCTACCTATCTTAAGATAGCTGAGGGTTGTGATAAGCATTGCACGTATTGTATTATTCCTCAGGTTCGTGGAAATTACCGAAGTGTTCCGATGGAGGATCTGTTGCAGGAAGCAAAATATCTGGCAGAACAAGGGGTAAAGGAACTTATTCTTGTCGCTCAGGAAACTACTATTTACGGTAAAGATTTATATGGAGAAAATACGTTGCCCAGGCTTTTGCATGAACTAGCTTCCATTGAAGGGATAGAATGGATACGTATCCTGTACTGCTATCCAGAAGAGATAACAGATGAATTAATCGAAGCGATGATATCTGAGCCAAAGGTTTGTAGATATCTTGATATACCAATACAACATGCATCGGATCGGATCTTAAAGCTAATGGGAAGAAAAACCTCCAAAGCGGATCTGATTCACATCATTAATACATTGAGAGAGAAGCTTCCCGATATTGTGTTAAGAACCACATTAATCACTGGCTTCCCGACAGAAACAGAGGAAGAACATCAGGAATTAATGGAGTTTGTTAAAGATATGAAATTTGAACGTCTTGGAGTATTCACATATTCTAAAGAAGACAATACTCCTGCAGCAAAGCTTAAGCCACAAATTACTGCAAAGGTAAAAAAACAGCGTCAGAAAGAGATTATGAAGTTACAACAGGGCATTGTATTTACCCATACTTCGCAATTAAAGAATCAAATTTTTGATGTTTTAATAGAAGGAAGGCTTACAGATGAAGAAAATGTATATATCGGACGCACCTATATGGATGCTCCTCAAGTGGATGGTTTCTTCTTTGTATCTTCTGAACGAGAATTAATTTCAGGTGATATTGTGAAAGCAGTAGTAACTGGCGCAAATGGCTATGATTTGGTCGGCAAGCTTTCAGAAGGGGGAAAATAG
- the folD gene encoding bifunctional methylenetetrahydrofolate dehydrogenase/methenyltetrahydrofolate cyclohydrolase FolD produces MALIIDGKKISAEIKDELKEKVAQLKTSGVEITLAVIQVGNDPASSVYVGNKKKACEYIGIKSLAYELPESTTQEDLLSLIIKLNQDVSVNGILVQLPLPKHIDEDLVIKTIDPSKDVDGFHPQSVGALSIGQKGFLSCTPAGIIQLLKRSNISIEGKECVIIGRSNIVGKPMALLMLRENATVTICHSRTKNLAEVCKRADILIVAIGKPRFVTKEYVKDGAVVIDVGIHRNENNKLCGDVDYDDVVDKVSAITPVPGGVGPMTIAMLMNNCVESVL; encoded by the coding sequence ATGGCATTAATTATTGATGGTAAAAAAATATCCGCCGAGATAAAGGACGAATTAAAGGAAAAGGTTGCACAATTAAAGACATCCGGAGTTGAGATTACCTTAGCAGTCATTCAGGTCGGTAATGATCCTGCATCCAGTGTTTATGTTGGTAATAAAAAGAAGGCTTGTGAATACATCGGAATAAAATCCTTGGCATATGAGCTCCCTGAAAGCACCACACAGGAGGATTTGCTGTCCTTAATCATAAAGCTAAACCAAGATGTGTCAGTAAACGGAATTCTTGTTCAATTGCCTTTACCAAAGCATATTGATGAAGATCTTGTCATTAAGACCATTGACCCAAGTAAGGATGTGGATGGATTTCATCCGCAAAGCGTGGGAGCATTAAGTATCGGACAGAAAGGATTTCTTTCCTGTACTCCGGCTGGTATTATTCAATTACTAAAGCGATCCAATATCTCAATTGAGGGTAAAGAATGTGTCATTATTGGTAGAAGTAATATAGTAGGAAAACCGATGGCTTTGTTAATGCTTAGAGAAAATGCAACTGTTACCATCTGCCATTCCAGGACTAAAAATCTAGCAGAAGTATGTAAACGTGCCGATATCTTAATCGTTGCGATTGGAAAACCCCGCTTTGTAACTAAGGAATATGTAAAAGACGGAGCAGTTGTCATTGATGTCGGTATTCATAGAAATGAGAATAACAAGCTATGTGGCGATGTTGATTATGATGATGTGGTTGATAAGGTATCTGCCATTACACCTGTACCCGGAGGAGTTGGCCCTATGACCATAGCAATGTTAATGAACAACTGTGTAGAATCAGTCCTTTAG